AGCGGCGCCGCCTACGGCGATCCGGCGGGCTTTGTCCCCTTCAGCGTTTCGCACGACGGAACCGACGTCGCGGGCCTGTTCGAGCTTTCCCTCTTGGCCCGATATCGCTTGAACGATTTCCTCTGGCTGCGGCTGGGCTATCAGGGCTACCTGATCACGGGCTTGGCGCTCGGCCCGCGGCAACTCGGCGGCTACAGCCACGGCGGCACCGTGGCATTCGACGGCCCATCGCTGGGCTTGGAAGCGAGCTGGTAAGTGGCCGAGGCGCGGCGCTACAACCGTTGATGCGGCCCTGGCGAAAAGTTACAGTCTTTGGTCGCGCCATCCCTCGCTGACGCTTCGAGCTAGTTTCCCGCAGGCGTCTTCGATATTCGCCCGAAGCGTCAGCGAGAGACGGCGTTCCACTCCGCGCGTACTCTCGGCTCAACGGGAGGCCGCTTCGACGGCCGGGGCTTCGTTCGCCACGGGGCGATGCTTCGAACGGCGCGTGCGGTCGGCAAATATCTTCGGCCTTCTTCAACCGCGCGTTCGCGGCGAGCGAGTTTTGCTCCGATCCGGGAGGAACTTAGCGCAGGATACTGCGCGCAGGAGGCCGCGAAATTTCAGAAAAAGTTGGCTGCGGGTGGCAGAAACGCCAATCCGGTTTGATTATACTAACCGCATCCCGCCCGTCGGTTCCCGCCGCTTGCCACGCCGCCACGCCTCAGCTCCCTCGATCAGCACTGGCAGACCGCGCTTGCCGATGCTACACGACAACGGGCCTTCCGGCCGGCAAATCGTTGACTCGCGGCGGTGGGCAATATACTTTCAACGTAGTCGATGCTGTCCGGCAAAGTAGCAGGCACACTCCGTGTGCCGTCCGCCACTTCGTGGGTCGTCCACCACGGCGCGCGGAACGTGCCTGCTGATTTACGGTTCAGCGCTTTGAATCGGTCGGTTGTTGCGGGGGGGTTTTGGAGCGTGGCAACGGTTTGGCGCATCGCGTCCACCAACGCCGCGCGGTTGTAAGGCCAACGGCAGCCGTGCATGATTTTTCATGCGGCTGCCTCAACGGAAGGAATGATCGCGTTATGAGCAAGCGTAAGCATGCGGCGAATCGAAGAGAGTTTCTGGCCACGGCAGCTACCACTGCGGCCACAGCGGCGGCGATTAGCTGCCCGTATATCATTACGTCGTCGGCCCTCGGCGCCGGCGACAAACCGGCCGCGAGCGAGCGGATCGTGATGGCCGGCATCGGCATCGGCAATCGCGGCAACGACGATTTGGGCTCCTTCGCGGGCCGGCCCGACGTTCAATACGTCGCGGTTTGCGATGTGAAGAAGGGGGCTCGCGAAAGCGCCAAGGGGCGCATCGACAGCCACTACCACAACAAAGATTGCAAGATGTACGGCGATTTCCGCGACGTGCTTGCCCGTAGCGATATCGACGCGGTGCACATCGCCACGCCCGACCATTGGCATGCGATCATCGTGGTCGAGGCGTGCCGCAACGGGAAAGACGTGTTCTGCGAAAAGCCCGAGTCGCGCACGATCCGCGAAGGCCGTCTGATGGTCAATGCGGCGCGGCGCTATTCGCGCGTCGTTTCCGGCGGTAGCCAGCGCGTGTTGGAAGACTATCGCAAAGACACCGAGAAGTGTTACAGCGGCGAATTAGGCACGATCCGCGAGGTGTATGTGAATTGCGGCGGACCGTCGAAGCCGTGCAATCTGCCGGCCCAGCCGGTTCCGGCCGGCCTCGATTGGGACATGTGGCTCGGGCCAGCGCCGTGGGCTCCGTATCACGAATATCGCGTGAGCGGCAGCTATAACATCAACGGCACGAGCTGGCGTTCGTGGCGCGATTATTCCGGCGGCGGCATGACCGACTGGGGCGCTCACAAGTTCGGCGGGGCGATGTTTGCCGCCGATGTGCGCGACCAAGGGCCGACCGATATCTATCCGCCCGACGGCAAGGAACATAAGTGGCTCACTTATGTTTTCGCCAACGGCCTGAAGATCTACCACAGCGAAGGCCACGGCAACATGGATCCCGTCGGCACCCCCGGCGAGAAGATCGAAGCCAAGCCGTATCCGCAATATAAGGGAACCGGCGGATTGCCCGGCGACTTTATCTATTGCGTTCGCACCCGGGAAAAGCCGTTCCGCGATATCGAATTCGCCCATCGCACGGCAACGGTTTGCCACTTGGGCAATATTTGCTACGAGCTCAAGCGGCACTTGAAGTGGGACCCGAACAAGGAAGAATTCCCCGGCGACGAAGAAGCCAACCGCTTCCTCGATCGCGCCAAACGCGAACCGTGGTCGCTGAGCTGACAACCGGCGCTTGTTTTTCAACGTGGGCGCCACTGCTGGCTCGTCCAGCAGTGGGCCGCACGTTCGAAGTTTCCTGTTGGACAAGCCAGCAGCGCCAGCCATGCCCGTGGCAGGCGACACACAGCCCGAAGCGTAAGCGAGGATGAAGCGGCGATTCGCATCGCCACTCGCCAAACCGATCCCAAATACTCGCAATAGAAAGAAATCATCCATGCACCATCGAATGAAATTTCTGTCGGCGATCGCCGCCGGCCTGATGATCTTGGCTTGCGGCGCCGTCCGCGGCGACGACAAGCCGGCCGTCGATAATGCGGCTGTCGACAAAGCCTTCGAGACGCTGAAGACCTACGACTACGGCACCGACCGCAACGACCTGAAGGCGATCGACGACGCCGTGATTGCCACGCACGGAAATCCGGAAGCTTGTTTGGCGCTCGAAAAGCGATTGGCTGCGGTGCTTTCCAGCAACGATTCGACCGATGCGAAAGATTACGCATTGCGCACGCTGCGGATCATCGGCACTTCGGAATCGGTCCCGGCGATTGCCCCGCTGCTGGAAAAGAAAGAGCTGTCGCACATGGCCCGCTACGCGTTGGAATTGAATCCTTCGCCAGCGGCCGGCAAGGCGCTGCTCG
The sequence above is a segment of the Pirellulales bacterium genome. Coding sequences within it:
- a CDS encoding Gfo/Idh/MocA family oxidoreductase; its protein translation is MSKRKHAANRREFLATAATTAATAAAISCPYIITSSALGAGDKPAASERIVMAGIGIGNRGNDDLGSFAGRPDVQYVAVCDVKKGARESAKGRIDSHYHNKDCKMYGDFRDVLARSDIDAVHIATPDHWHAIIVVEACRNGKDVFCEKPESRTIREGRLMVNAARRYSRVVSGGSQRVLEDYRKDTEKCYSGELGTIREVYVNCGGPSKPCNLPAQPVPAGLDWDMWLGPAPWAPYHEYRVSGSYNINGTSWRSWRDYSGGGMTDWGAHKFGGAMFAADVRDQGPTDIYPPDGKEHKWLTYVFANGLKIYHSEGHGNMDPVGTPGEKIEAKPYPQYKGTGGLPGDFIYCVRTREKPFRDIEFAHRTATVCHLGNICYELKRHLKWDPNKEEFPGDEEANRFLDRAKREPWSLS
- a CDS encoding HEAT repeat domain-containing protein, yielding MKFLSAIAAGLMILACGAVRGDDKPAVDNAAVDKAFETLKTYDYGTDRNDLKAIDDAVIATHGNPEACLALEKRLAAVLSSNDSTDAKDYALRTLRIIGTSESVPAIAPLLEKKELSHMARYALELNPSPAAGKALLDALPKVSGKLKIGVIGSLASRHDAESVPAIASALDDSDKDVAETAAHALGAIGNADAAKALGEFLPKAPAGVKAAATDAYLVCAERLFKHGKKAEAIAIYKSLMHEGEPKHIRLAATHGLLVATEKKD